Proteins from a genomic interval of Marmoricola sp. OAE513:
- a CDS encoding FAD-dependent oxidoreductase, with the protein MTSSANPYPHLLAPGRIGSMELRNRIVMSPMETMYGTPDGLPSERTVAYFAARAAGGVGLITVGATGIDHQHPETPGGLHLGTDASVEAHRRLVEAVHAHGAKIQPQIVHAGPDGLGPEMHGVTSLGPSVIPSYLTGRPSEEISLLQIGALMDLYKAAVRRAREAGYDGIELHAAHGYMMLGSFLAPQRNRRTDDYRGDRVAGRLKIVLDALTAIRSEVGKDFPITLRISGFERVAGGRPMYETAQVAPALVEAGVNAFHVSGGVIDRLVSKMVNGSDDGDGLNVGAAAAVRQAVDVPVIAVGRLHDPALAEEVLASGRADFVALGRPLLADPDLPTKLAAGGNVRQCISCENCIDALEMRFSVDCAVNPRTGKEADLALLPTRERKHVVVIGAGPGGMEAARSASATGHRVTLLDANRQLGGALLWASIVHEENEPFLTYLRHEIEASAVDVRLGVRVGAADVAALAPDAVVVATGARIVVPSIPGDDLPHVLHGPALRELLAGRSTADQPLLHRAGARLVAGRGQRLVTPAAVRRATRAWMPVGKQVVIVGGDLVAIEFAEFLATRGRTVTVLEAGRDIAPEIGWKRKTEHMHRLDRLGVTVHVRAEVVRIVPSGVEFVPSGGTARVLPADSVILAGAAEAELRLRDELTDRLPGVPVEAIGDATGLGLIQKATEDAARVVAAIG; encoded by the coding sequence GTGACGTCGTCGGCCAACCCCTACCCGCACCTCCTCGCCCCTGGTCGGATCGGCAGCATGGAGCTGCGGAACCGGATCGTGATGTCGCCGATGGAGACCATGTACGGCACCCCGGACGGTCTACCGTCCGAGCGCACGGTGGCGTACTTCGCGGCACGCGCAGCGGGCGGGGTCGGGCTCATCACCGTCGGCGCGACCGGCATCGACCACCAGCACCCCGAGACCCCGGGCGGCCTCCACCTCGGCACCGACGCGAGCGTCGAGGCGCACCGCCGTCTGGTGGAGGCCGTGCACGCCCACGGGGCAAAGATCCAGCCGCAGATCGTGCACGCCGGCCCCGACGGCCTCGGTCCGGAGATGCACGGCGTGACCTCGCTGGGACCCTCGGTGATCCCGTCGTACCTCACGGGGCGGCCCTCGGAGGAGATCAGCCTGCTGCAGATCGGCGCGCTGATGGATCTCTACAAGGCCGCTGTACGTCGGGCTCGCGAAGCGGGGTACGACGGCATCGAGCTGCACGCCGCGCACGGCTACATGATGCTCGGCTCCTTCCTCGCGCCGCAGCGGAACCGACGCACCGACGACTACCGCGGCGACCGGGTCGCGGGGCGCCTGAAGATCGTGCTCGACGCGCTCACGGCGATCCGTTCGGAGGTCGGGAAGGACTTCCCGATCACCTTGCGCATCTCCGGGTTCGAACGGGTCGCCGGCGGGCGCCCGATGTACGAGACCGCCCAGGTCGCGCCCGCCCTCGTCGAGGCGGGGGTGAACGCGTTCCACGTCAGCGGCGGGGTCATCGACCGGTTGGTCAGCAAGATGGTCAACGGGTCCGACGACGGGGACGGGCTCAACGTCGGCGCGGCCGCCGCGGTCCGCCAGGCCGTCGACGTCCCGGTGATCGCCGTCGGCCGGTTGCACGACCCCGCGCTCGCCGAGGAGGTGCTCGCCTCCGGCCGCGCGGACTTCGTCGCGCTGGGGCGCCCCCTGCTCGCGGACCCGGACCTGCCGACCAAGCTGGCTGCCGGCGGCAACGTGCGGCAGTGCATCTCGTGCGAGAACTGCATCGACGCGCTGGAGATGCGTTTCTCGGTCGACTGCGCGGTGAACCCGCGCACCGGCAAGGAGGCCGACCTCGCGCTGCTCCCGACCCGGGAGCGCAAGCACGTGGTGGTGATCGGTGCCGGTCCGGGAGGGATGGAGGCGGCCCGGAGCGCGTCGGCCACCGGGCACCGGGTCACGCTGCTCGATGCCAACCGGCAGCTCGGCGGCGCGCTGCTCTGGGCCTCGATCGTCCACGAGGAGAACGAGCCGTTCCTGACCTACCTGCGACACGAGATCGAGGCGAGCGCCGTCGACGTACGGCTCGGGGTGAGGGTCGGTGCGGCCGACGTCGCCGCACTGGCGCCGGACGCCGTGGTCGTGGCGACCGGTGCGCGGATCGTCGTCCCGTCCATCCCTGGCGACGACCTCCCGCACGTGCTCCACGGTCCTGCGTTGCGCGAGCTGCTCGCGGGTCGGTCGACCGCGGACCAACCGTTGCTGCACCGCGCGGGTGCGCGCCTGGTCGCCGGCCGCGGGCAGCGCCTGGTCACCCCGGCAGCCGTACGCCGCGCGACGCGCGCCTGGATGCCGGTCGGCAAGCAGGTCGTCATCGTCGGGGGAGACCTGGTCGCCATCGAGTTCGCCGAGTTCCTCGCGACGCGGGGCAGAACCGTCACCGTGCTCGAGGCCGGCCGCGACATCGCTCCTGAGATCGGATGGAAGCGGAAGACCGAGCACATGCACCGGCTCGACCGGCTCGGCGTGACGGTGCACGTCCGCGCCGAGGTGGTGCGGATCGTGCCGAGCGGTGTGGAGTTCGTGCCGTCCGGCGGCACCGCCCGGGTGCTGCCCGCCGACTCGGTGATCCTGGCGGGCGCGGCCGAGGCCGAGCTGAGGCTGCGCGACGAATTGACCGATCGCCTCCCCGGCGTACCGGTGGAGGCGATCGGTGATGCGACGGGTCTCGGTCTGATCCAGAAGGCGACCGAGGACGCGGCGCGGGTGGTGGCGGCGATCGGCTAG
- a CDS encoding TIGR03619 family F420-dependent LLM class oxidoreductase → MDFAIVGAMLPTDQLRPIAVAADELGYAGFAIADHVVDLEKLATPYPYEDDGSRRWDSTCEWPDPWVLVGALSAVTTRISFFTSIYVAAMRSPYQVAKSVGTAAVMSGGRVRLGVGVGWCREEFDLLEEDFATRGKRTDEGLDLVRRLWTEEWVSTDGPLYPTPNLTMSPRPQGKVPILIGGMSEVALRRAARYDGWIGDISSTEDAIGYATRLRGYRAEIGITEKATVIAALNDALTPEQFAAAEAGGVTDAMTMPWLFYHGYKATLDQKLDGMERFANDVIKPLNG, encoded by the coding sequence GTGGACTTCGCGATCGTGGGCGCCATGCTGCCCACCGACCAGCTCCGGCCGATCGCCGTGGCGGCGGACGAGCTCGGCTACGCCGGCTTCGCGATCGCCGACCACGTCGTCGACCTGGAGAAGCTGGCCACGCCGTACCCCTACGAGGACGACGGCTCCCGCCGGTGGGACAGCACCTGCGAGTGGCCCGACCCGTGGGTGCTGGTCGGCGCACTGTCGGCCGTCACCACCCGGATCTCGTTCTTCACCTCGATCTACGTCGCGGCGATGCGCAGCCCGTACCAGGTCGCGAAGTCCGTCGGCACCGCCGCGGTGATGTCCGGCGGCCGGGTCCGGCTGGGCGTCGGCGTCGGCTGGTGCCGGGAGGAGTTCGACCTCCTCGAGGAGGACTTCGCGACCCGCGGCAAGCGCACCGACGAGGGCCTCGACCTGGTCCGCCGGCTCTGGACCGAGGAGTGGGTCTCCACCGACGGACCGCTCTACCCGACGCCGAACCTGACGATGAGTCCGCGTCCGCAAGGCAAGGTGCCGATCCTCATCGGCGGGATGTCCGAGGTCGCTCTGCGCCGGGCCGCCCGGTACGACGGGTGGATCGGTGACATCTCCTCGACCGAGGACGCGATCGGGTACGCGACCAGGCTGCGCGGGTACCGCGCCGAGATCGGCATCACCGAGAAGGCGACCGTCATCGCCGCCCTGAACGACGCCCTGACGCCGGAGCAATTCGCCGCTGCCGAGGCCGGCGGCGTCACCGACGCGATGACGATGCCGTGGCTCTTCTACCACGGCTACAAGGCCACGCTCGACCAGAAGCTGGACGGCATGGAGCGGTTCGCGAACGACGTCATCAAGCCGCTCAACGGCTGA
- a CDS encoding TetR/AcrR family transcriptional regulator, whose protein sequence is MTTSAAGSAGHRPNRRGSETRQKVLSAALDALATGDPTAVSANHIAKQVGVTWGAVKYQFGDVDDFWAAVLGYMAERRGQLELRPDPEAGLEARVGQIVDLLWLGLDTPDVRAMNTLRGALPRERDELERAFPKTAAELAAWQSGWIESCQQAFADLDVDPVRVREMAAMIPGAMQGLTDERHLGTYSDMDDAKRGLRNAIAAYLSA, encoded by the coding sequence GTGACCACGTCTGCTGCCGGTTCCGCGGGGCACCGCCCCAACCGCCGCGGCAGCGAGACCCGGCAGAAGGTCCTCTCCGCCGCGCTGGACGCGCTCGCCACCGGTGACCCGACGGCGGTCTCGGCCAACCACATCGCCAAGCAGGTCGGTGTCACCTGGGGAGCGGTGAAGTACCAGTTCGGCGACGTGGACGACTTCTGGGCGGCCGTGCTCGGGTACATGGCCGAGCGCCGGGGCCAGCTCGAGCTCCGCCCCGATCCCGAGGCCGGGCTCGAGGCCCGCGTCGGGCAGATCGTCGACCTGCTCTGGCTCGGGCTGGACACCCCCGACGTACGGGCGATGAACACGCTGCGTGGAGCCTTGCCGCGCGAGCGCGACGAGCTGGAGCGTGCGTTCCCGAAGACCGCCGCAGAGCTGGCGGCCTGGCAGTCCGGCTGGATCGAGTCGTGCCAGCAGGCGTTCGCCGACCTGGACGTCGACCCGGTCCGGGTGCGCGAGATGGCCGCGATGATCCCCGGCGCCATGCAGGGGCTGACCGACGAGCGGCACCTGGGCACCTACTCGGACATGGACGACGCGAAGCGCGGTCTGCGCAACGCGATCGCGGCGTACCTGAGCGCCTGA
- a CDS encoding cytochrome P450, with protein sequence MTEVAAELPLQAIANLLGVPQEDRKKLFDWSNMMLAGEDPEFEGQNEVAAAEILAYAMGMAADRKENPRDDIVTKLITADKDGRGLTDDEFGYFVVILTVAGNETTRNAITHGMDAFLNHPDQWDRWVKDRPSTMVDEITRWATPVNVFQRTAVNDVEVGGQLIKAGQRVGLFYASGNHDEEVFTDPHTFDITRDPNPHLAFGGHGAHYCIGANLARVEMNLIFNELADQVTKIERLGEPVRLRHSWINGIKEMRVRLS encoded by the coding sequence GTGACCGAGGTCGCCGCCGAGCTCCCCCTGCAGGCGATCGCCAACCTGCTCGGCGTCCCGCAGGAGGACCGCAAGAAGCTCTTCGACTGGTCGAACATGATGCTCGCCGGCGAGGACCCGGAGTTCGAGGGCCAGAACGAAGTCGCCGCCGCCGAGATCCTGGCGTACGCGATGGGCATGGCCGCGGACCGCAAGGAGAACCCGCGCGACGACATCGTCACCAAGCTGATCACCGCCGACAAGGACGGTCGCGGCCTGACCGACGACGAGTTCGGCTACTTCGTGGTGATCCTGACGGTGGCCGGCAACGAGACCACCCGCAACGCCATCACCCACGGCATGGACGCGTTCCTCAACCACCCCGACCAGTGGGACCGCTGGGTCAAGGACCGGCCGTCCACGATGGTCGACGAGATCACCCGCTGGGCGACCCCGGTGAACGTCTTCCAGCGCACCGCCGTGAACGACGTCGAGGTCGGCGGCCAGCTCATCAAGGCCGGCCAGCGCGTCGGCCTCTTCTACGCGTCGGGCAACCACGACGAAGAGGTGTTCACCGACCCGCACACCTTCGACATCACCCGCGACCCGAACCCGCACCTGGCGTTCGGCGGCCACGGGGCGCACTACTGCATCGGGGCCAACCTGGCCCGGGTCGAGATGAACCTGATCTTCAACGAGCTGGCCGACCAGGTCACCAAGATCGAGCGTCTCGGCGAGCCGGTCCGCCTGCGGCACA